A genomic stretch from Leptospira ellinghausenii includes:
- a CDS encoding SH3 domain-containing protein produces the protein MDSASFDLKTNRGLFPRDRNTCPHKCYEFIPYLNLGNYIVRKPDVNLRKELNRNGESFGKMKLNEEVQVIEDTGPIEEIDENIAPWVKIKTKNGLEGYVFGIFLKKSKEFWN, from the coding sequence ATGGATAGTGCCAGTTTCGACCTAAAAACAAACCGAGGATTATTCCCAAGAGATCGAAATACTTGTCCTCATAAATGTTACGAGTTTATCCCGTATTTAAACTTAGGAAACTATATCGTTAGAAAACCAGATGTCAATCTTAGAAAAGAGCTGAATCGTAATGGCGAATCATTCGGTAAAATGAAATTAAACGAAGAAGTACAAGTGATCGAAGATACAGGTCCAATAGAAGAAATTGATGAAAACATTGCCCCTTGGGTGAAAATCAAAACCAAGAATGGTCTAGAAGGATATGTGTTTGGAATTTTTTTGAAAAAATCAAAAGAGTTTTGGAATTAA